Below is a window of Candidatus Zixiibacteriota bacterium DNA.
ATAGACAAGGGGATTAAGATGGATCCGAATAATGATGTTTCATTGAGCACTGCGAAGCCATTTGGGCTACCGGTGTTCGCGGATGCTCTTAAGTCGCCCATGTTGGACGAAGCTGAAGGATTGGGAGCGGTAGCGAGGGGCACCAAGGAGCTAAGCCTCTCCGAAAAGGGTGATGAGCAGACGGAGCCTGCGACCAATGAGTCGATAAGGTCGCTCA
It encodes the following:
- a CDS encoding flagellar protein FlaG, which gives rise to MDPNNDVSLSTAKPFGLPVFADALKSPMLDEAEGLGAVARGTKELSLSEKGDEQTEPATNESIRSLIEDANVTLRQRHTALSFRIDDGTDSLVVQVVETESGDVIKQIPTDEILAMRQRLQETIGVLLDTRG